From the Tursiops truncatus isolate mTurTru1 chromosome 6, mTurTru1.mat.Y, whole genome shotgun sequence genome, the window atgttagggacttccctggcagtccagtggttaggactctgtgcttccattgcagggggcacaggttcgatccctggtctgggaacccCACAAGTGGGGGTGCagccagaaatagaaaaaatagggGGAGGGAGCGATGTTCTTATTCTGGTAGTGGTGTGCTTTAGCACAAAAACTACCATGCACATCGACACCTACAGATATACATACAGGGTAAGgtcttttattttagccattttcccTTTCTAAGAAAAGCAACCTCAGCCAGAGTGAGTTTCTCCTGACTTTGCAGGTGAGTCTGGGGAAGGAGTGGCTTGCCAGATGAGGGAGGTGGGAAACAGGGCAGGGGTCAGCTTCCCTTAATGGCTTGGACAGCAGAATCAGTCCCTCACCCCCTAGAGAATGCACCTCTTTGCCCACTCCTCCACCCCCTCTATTTTCTCAATGTGAAGAATGCTATGCTAATGAAAGTTTAGGAGCACTCGACCATGATTCTACCACTCATCTGCAAGCTGTAAGCTGCttaacctcactgagcctcagtttcttcatatgtaaaatggtgataataatgctACCTCCCAGGTTGTTAAGGGAATTATAAGCACAGATTTATATAAGGTGCCTAGCacaagtaggtgctcaataaaagctaatataatgtttttgttttttttttcttgtttaaaaataacatgGATTTTTCcaggccccagctcccagcccagctggCTTCCTCTGGGCCTGCATGTGACACCCTCTTCCCAAACCTCTGCACGTAGCACCCAGTTGAACTCTGAGTTTGTGACCCGAGGGACACTGTGATCCAGGAGAGAGGCAAGAGAGGAGACATCTGAAGTGGAATGTCAGGAGCCAGGAGTCGCCAGGAGATGGGGAGTAAATGGAATTAGCTTCCCTCTCCTTTTTGTCAAGAGCATTTACTGATCAGTATTCAGTGATGAGCCTCCCTGGGCCCTGGTGCACAGCCATGGGCTGTGTGTGGAGTGACTGTAGAAGGAGGGCACCCAGGCTGGGTCCTGGAAACTTCCCTAAATGGCTGGAGAGCATGACTCACACTTGAATGGCCCTCCACTTGCTATGCAGTCTGAAGCCAGCTGACCTAACCTCTCGaggcttggtttcttcatctttaaaatagaatttctagGACTCACTGAGATGTGTCTGTAAAGTACTTATGCAAAAATTGGCAAAGAGTGTTAAATAAATGGTAACTCCTATCAACTCTTAATTCTAaacaaggaacaaagaaaaactcTGCCTAAAACTGATACTGTACCCTATTGGGTAGCCTCTAGCCACATGTCgcttcttaaatttaattttaaaattaattaaaattaaacatcatTAAGAATCCAGTTCTTCAggcacactagccacatttcaagtgttcaaaagCCATGTGTGACTAGTGGCTcacatattggacagtgcagattaTAGAACACTTCCATAGTTGCATAAAGTTCTATACCCCAGGACCAAGTAGTGTGTGCTGAGATGGCATGGGGGTTGAGGTTGGGTAAAGTAATCTGGAAGGCCTAAGTCATCTGGCATGGAGGAGGAGTACCCTTTAGAAGGGCATTGatggaattccctggaggtccagtggttaggactccgcacttccactgcagggggcctgggttcaatccctggtcgctggggaactaagatcccacatgccatgcggtgtggccaattaaaaaaaaaaaaagatctgaagtgaagtcaaataaaatgttaagaattttAGAAGGGCATTGAGGGCAGGCAGCTTAGATGGAGGAGGGGACACACCATGCCCACTGAACACTCACTGTGTGCTGGGACAGGGCCAAAGGGAAGAGTGCCCTTGACTGGCCAAATCCCAGCAAACTAGCCCTTGGCTTGCAATCTGGTTTCTAATCTGGCCTCTGCCATTGACCTTGTTAATCACAAAAGCACAGATGAACAAGCTAAAACAGTGAGAGAGAAGGGCACTGGCCTGAGTCACACAGAAGATTAGTACCCAAGACTGGACTGGAACCTGGTGGTCTGTATCTAGAAGCCTAGAATCTCCCGCCCAGTCTTCACCCATCTTTCAACAGCCTGGGCCAGCCCCGGCCTATACATATCCGAGGCTGGGGAGCCACTGAAATGTGTGTCTCTGAAGTTGCCACCTAATGGGCCTGATTCTAAGCCAACAAGTGTTTCCCCTTCCCCTACTGATGACAAAAAAGAGAGGTTCAAGAAGTTGGGCAGCAGTGACTGGAATGGTAGGAACCATGAGAAAGAGCTGGTcttgggatggggaaggggagggaagtgGACTAGAAGCTACCTCTACCCCTGTTTGCTAGGTTGCCAGAAACTCTGCCCTCTTAGAGCCTTGTCCaacacccccatctctgccagcaCCTCTTGTACATTCCaaatttatctctctctttctgtacatctgggtggggagggagggctgcccCTCCTCCATGGAGCTTCCAGTAGCTTTGTCGTGGCCAGAGTTCCCCATTGGTCTTTTCTGtacccctgggctgggggtgggggcgaggAGGCTGGTATGCTGGAACAGGGAGCTTCCTTCTCCACAGGTAATGGGGAGGGACTGAGTGGCCACTGCAGGAAATCTGGGACTGGGGCCTAACACCCCCATTCTGTGACTGTGTGTACCCTAAGAGTCTGCCTCCGTTTCCCTTTTAGCACTCTATGAATCAGCTAAACCCTGGCCAAGCCCTCTCTAAGACCAAGATGTGAATTTTCTGGGAGGATCTTTGCTCTTGTTCCCCCGGATATGGGCAAAGTATCCCACACCCTGGTTGGCTACAGAGCAAGTAAGTCTTCTTTTGTTGGTTCCCCTCACCAAGATTTCTGGTCCCTTCACTCCTCCTCAAGTCCAAGGCCAATGTTGACCTCTCATCCCCGGGCCACTACCCCATGTCAGATCTTATCAGTTCTAGCCTGGACCATTGCAGTGGACTCCTAAATCTTTCTACTCTTGAACGCTTCAATTCAATTCACATAGCAGCCAAGGAAATCTTTCTGAAATTCAATCAGGTCATTTAGGAAAAAATTCAAGCTCTGATGTTCAAGACTTCTAAGATCTAaatccttctctcccctcccctaatGGGTGaggggggtcaaaaggtacaaatttttagttataaaatgaataagtcagtggggtgtaatatacagcatggtggctatagttaataatactgtagtgCCTATTTCAAAGGTAGGAGAGTGGGTCTTGAATGGtctcattacaagaaaataatttttttataactgTATATGGTGACGGCTGTTAActggacttactgtggtgatcatttagcagtatatacaaatatcgaatagGGGAGATATAAATCcacttctgcttctgttttgccCCCACACACATACTTATGAGCatattttgaaaagcatttgAAGAAGTACTACCTTCTGTTCTGGGAACAGCTGCACAGCCCATCCCTGCAAGGGGAGGCCTGCCCAGACCCAGCCTTGAAGAAAACCACAGGGGCAACTGGGTGATTTCCTTTCCTGCCATTGTCCGACTCAGTGGGACTTCTGCTGACACCCTCCCGTCTCTGGTACACACCCCAGCTCCCAAGGAGCAACATGGCTTTTATCTTCAGGCTGGCCATTTACTTTGTGATGTCCAAGGATCTTTCCAGCAGCTTGAGGGGGGGAGAGAATTTGTTTTCAATGTACTTTACCATTTTAATGGACTATAGGGGAAAAGagagactgaattttttttttaattgaggggTCAgtgacataacattatattagtttcaggtatacaacataaatgattcaatatttgtatatattgctaaatgatcaccacagtaagtccagttaacagccatcaccatacacagttaaaaaacaaatttttttcttgtaatgagaccGTTCAAGACCCACTCTCCTACCTTTGAAATAGGcactacagtattattaactatagccaccatgctgtacattacacccccatgacttattcattttataactgaaaatttgtaccttttgacgcCCCTCACCCATTAGGGGAGGGGAGGATTCTTGGCCTTATGAGACAAGCCCTAAGTCTGgctggggtggggtcaggggagtgggaaaaaactgaagaggaagaggCTCTGTCCCCGGGGGATTCCCAGTCTGAAGAACAGGAAGAGGCTGTGCCTCTATACTCAGTATCCTAGTGCTGTTTTTTCCCTCCATagccccctttcccctcctcaggGGGTCTTGCTGAGCACTTCCTGTTACACAATGGGGAGCTGGAGGCGGGGTaggaggggaaaggaagtgaAGGGGGAGGGTTAGGAAGAAGGCTGAGAGCAAGCCTCACTGGAAACCTGTAGCACAACCTCCAGGGGGCAGCGGCGGGGCTGGAACGGCCCTCCTCTAGAAGGTAAGGGACCGGTTGGGCCACCGGCTGGACTGATGGAGAAGTCAGCCTCTGCTCCTCACACGTGGGGTCCCACCTGGGGTCCCACACCAGCACGAGCATTTCCATTTAAATTCTACCATTAAAACCACCCTTATACTTTCATTCCTTTGGGTCTTCAATTCAGCAAACAACTGCTTACTGTGGGGGTGTAAGGTATTGCTTTTGGGTGTCAAGAGGGCATTTTGGTTTTCCAGAGCCTCTTTCAAATGCccccaggagcttccctggtggcgcagtggttaagaatccgcctgccgatgcagggcacacgggttcgagccctggtccgggaagatcccacatgccgcggagcaacaaagcctgtgtgccacaactactgagcctgcgctctagagcccgcgagctacaactgctgagcccacgcgccacagctactgaagaccacgcacctagagcccgtgctccgcaacaagagaagccaccgcgatgagaagcccgtgcaccgcaatgaagagtagcccccgttcgctgcaactagagaaagcccgtgtgcagcaacgaagacccaaagcaaccaaatatttaaaaaaaaaaaaaaatgcccccaGGAGGGGGCAACTTTAGACCGCCCTTGTGGGGATTAGTTCATTAGatgcttcttattttattttatttatttatttgttttatttatttatttttggctgcgttgggtctttgttgctgcacgcgggctctctctagttgcggcgagtgggggccactcttcgttgcggtgcttctcactgcagtggcttctcttgttgcagagcacgtgctcttggcacacgggcttcagtagttgtggcacacgggctcagtagttgtggcttgtgggctctagagcgcaggctcagtagttgtggcgcatggggttagttgctccgcggcatgtgggatcttcgcagaccagggctcgaacctgtgtcccctgcattggcaggcggattcttaaccactgagccaccagggaagccccgttagATGCTTCTTCACCCTGGGGTGGTGCAGGTGGTAGTGGGGAAAACATGTGGAATTCCAAGAGAAGTCTTTTTGGATGTAGGTGGGGACAGGATGGTGTTTATAGGGTGAGTAGTTATTAGGGGAAGCTTCCAGGAGGAGATGCTCTGGAGCTTGGAGGGCCTCAGATTGAAGGGGAAATTGCAGTCTTAGCCCTATAGCCCTTGAACAAGCCCAGGTGGCCGAAAGCAAAGTGGTGATGACAACAAAGCCTACTCACCTGCTACATCCCAATCTCAGttccactctctccctccctcatccaCTGCCCATAACATGCCCCAGTCCCACCTTTCCGTCAATTCATCCTACAAAGTGAACATCTGAACGCAGTTTATGGGCTTCCCCTGCCCCCGCCGCCCCACCTTCTCCAAAGTACCTGTGTTTTAATGGAAAACTTTGTAAGTCCCAGAAGAATGACTCCAAAGCTGTACAAGGTATTCTAAGGCAGAGTCTTCCCTCTGGCACCTCATCCTCAAAGGACCTCACATATAGGCAACTGCCAGGGCCATCTACCTTCTTAAGCCTCAATATCCTCAGCTAAAAAAGTGAGCAGCAGAATCAGGTCATTTTCCAGGTCCCTTCCAACTCTGATGTATGAGGTCTTAACATTTTGAGATTCCACAGACTCCCATGTTGAGTGCACAGGGCCAGCCAGCCCTTGTTAGTCTGTGGTTTGGCACCACTGCCCAGCAGGCACTTATTAAATCAGTGGGATGTGGTCCCTGCTGGCCTGGAAGGAGAGCACTAAGCTCCAAAAACTTCCTGTAGCAGGCCTCCTAGGGGAGTGCTGCTCCGAGGGGTGAGGAACAAAACCATTCAGGTCCCTGGCAGTGCTCCAGAATCCTGTTCGCTAGTACTTTTGCCCTGTCTGCACGGAGAACCAGTGACTGAAAACATCTGGAGGCCTGATCGAAGACCTGGGTGACTTCCTCTGGGGGTGGCTGTTCTTGACCCTGGTAATCCAGGTTGACCTTTGCCAATGCCCCTTCCCATCCAAGCTTCTGCACTTCATTGGGCAACAACCCTCTAATGAAATCCACATGAATCCAGCTGCTAACAGCTCCTGGAAGGGCTGTAGGATCTAACACCTGCCCTGCATTCCTTGAGCCCTAGTAGCAAGGGGAAAGAGGGCTGAGACCCAGCTCTTGCAGCTCTGGATCTTACAGTTGAATTGTGGAAAAAGGGAGCAGGTGGGAACAGAGACATGCCAATGATGAGGGCTTGCTAAAGGCGGGGAAGGCAGCGGCAGGCGAGGAATGCACGGGGTAGTGACAGGGCTGCCGGGTGGCCCAGCTGAGCCCCCCAGGCTCAGGCCTGCCCCTTGCCAGTGGCCTCAGTCATGCTGACAACCACGCTGACCCTGGGAGTCAGGACTGGGCTGGGAGGTTGGAGTGTATGTGTCACTGACCTGATGGCCCAGGGTTGCCTGTCCTTCCTTTCCCTGTTGTGACTGGGGATTTGTTCCAATGTTCCTTGGGTCTCGAATTACCTtaggaaatatttactgagaacctatAACGTATGTGCCTGGTGCCAGGGAATGATACATTAGCGAGTACAATCGTCCTTCGTTATCCGCGGAGGATTGGTTTGAGGACCCACTGAGGATACCAAATTCTGAGGATGTTTGAGTCCCACCTTCGGCCCTTGATATCCGCGGATACGGTGGGCCGATTGTATAGCAGACTCCATTCCTGCGCTCCAGTCCCACTGGCTTGTATATCCTGTCCGCTACAAGTCATTACGTCTCAGGTACaccggtggggtggggtgagggtgctTGGAGGTCCAGAGGCAGGAGAGCCACCCGGTAGCGTTGGGTCTCTCTGATTCTGACTCCGTCCCTCAGCTTCTCTGGGGTACAGTGCTTGGACACAGGATTCCCTCCAGCTAAGGTCAGAGCTCTGATTAACTCTAGCTTTTCTCCCCACCCAAGGCAAGAGCCCATGAAATAAATACAGCAGGTTAGAAGGAGAGATAAGCTGCTTGAGGTTTATTCATAAAGTATAAGGATGCACTCACTGggcttggccttttttttttttttttaaactcctttcccttcctttccacccAGCTGAGATTTTTGCTTGCTCTTCTCTGAGGGTCCTCAGCTGATTTTACCAGCCTGTCTGCAATCTGCTATAATGAGCCAAAGACCAGCACAGGCTTCCCTGGAAGCAAAGGTAGTTCACCTCAGAAACCCTCAAGGATCCTACGGAGGCAAAAGACCCTGATCCGGTCAGTTCAGACCACTGTGGAGCAGAGAAACTGGTGTCCTTCCTGGAGCACCGCCTTCATCTCCTTGAACTGAGCCAACTGGCAGGCCTCATGCAGCCCCAGCCAGCGATAGGCCTGGTGCTCGTGGGAGAGACGGACCTCCACGTCGTAGTCCTTTACCTCCGCCAGCCAGTAGATGACGGTTTTAGGCTTCTCCCTGGCCACATAATTGAGCTCCCTTCTGAATCCCTCAATGATGGTCAGCTGGTCTGCTTCTATGCCTGCTTCCTCCTGAGCCTCCCGAAGGGCTGTTTCCAAGTCACTTTCTCCTGGTTCCACATGGCCTGGttaggagaaaagaagaggaggtGGATATAATCTTCAACAAAGCTGGATTTTCCAGGTCAGATGATTTAAAGCTGGGGTCTCTGGCGACTTTTCTAGGTGTTGCTAAGCTTTGGCAATATTCTAACATGCCTAGGGATGGGGTACAGGGCAGGCAGTGTCTGGCTCTGTGGTGTCTGGGCaatccctcttccccaccccatctTCTCTACAGAGAGTGAAACAAAACATGTATTTGGCAAGTCTGGTCTAGAATACTGCCCTTCGATGGTGAGAGAGACAGCCTCCCTCAGAcctctactttatttttctttggactTCTCTTCATCCCATATTCTCAGGGAGACCCTTCCCTGGGACACCTTAACGTGATTTTCCCAAAGAGGGGCAGTCCTTTCTTGCCAGGTGGGAGCTGGCTGAAGAGGGAGCACTTCACCTACAATGCACAGTGAAGACTTAACACTGTCTGCAGTTGGTCTCTGAAGTCCCAGGGCCAACGGTCTGTCTCCGAACCCTGCACGGAGGCACCGGCAGCAGCTGTTTCCAAGTAGCTATCAAGGCTCTTCCAAATTGTTTTCATCTTTCTAACTGAGCAAGGCCAGTTTCCAGTTTCATAGGGAAAGTCCTCATGGGAACTTAGACTAAGGACAAGCTGAGAGCCAGTTCTAAGAAAATTTGTTGGCAAGGCCCAAACCCAATCAGACAACTGCCAAGAAACTGTTGTAAGAGAACTTGAAGCTCTGCAGACTGCGAGCAGCCCTCAGCTTTGCCTCAAGCCCTCCCTGCAAGTTCTCAGCTTGCCCAGGGGGTGCCAAGAAGGCCTGAGAGGGGTCTGGCAGCCTCGGTCAACACATGGCTCCAGCAAGTTGCTGGGGGCCTCCTGGTTCAGGAGCTCATAGAGAGCAGGAATTCTTAGCTGTTCTCTTCTTAGTTCAAAGACAGGGCTACATCCTAGCCTCCTCCTTCCCAGCGGTCCTCAGAGCACTGCCCTGAGTCAGCTGCTGCTGCACAGCTCCCACAGAAAGCAGCCAGGAGCTTGGACTTAAAAGCCCATTTTCATTCACAGCTGCTAGcgaattttctctgtatagcaCCTCATATAGCCACGGACACAAAGACAGGTAGGTAATGCACcaggggaggaaggtgggagggatgcTGGTGGTGAGACAGGTGATGCTGATCCAGGATGCCCGACCTTCCCTCAGAACTGTGTGGGAGTCTCTGAGCACACCCTGCCCAGCAGCATCTATTCAGCACTCTGCCCATCGGTGTTAACAGGGTAACTTCTCCCCCAGGCCCAAGCAGGGAAAAATTCAGAGAGGTCCTTTGAAATCTTTCAGCGAGAGGGACCGTGCAGTGTGACTCTGGTGATCAGGAGGCAAGTGTGAATATTCCTATTCATAGTATCTGTgacacttctcttttttttcacctTGTTTCTCCTCAGTGAAACTTGAATGTggaaattttatttcctattcccacttccttgttttcttccaACCTTGGAGTCTTGTTCACCCCTCCCCGACCCCACTTGCTCCCTTCTGTCTGGGGGCTGTTCACTATGGGCTCCTGACCTGTAGCCCAATAATAACTTGACCCCAAGGTCCTCAATTCCCAGCCCAGTGCCTCTTCCCCTACCCAACCGTTCACCACAGAGGCTCTGGTGACTGATGCAAGAAAACCAGGTGTTatgacttccctggcagtccagtggttaagacgacgtgctttcactgcagggggcacgggttcaatccctggtcgggaactaagatcccacatgctgcatggcgcggagaagaggaaaaaaaaaaggaaagaaaaccaggTCTTGCTTCTGCCCTGGAATTCAGCCACAGAGTTCTATTTCCAGTTCTTCTCTGGCCTGGCATGGAGACTTTGTATGTAGAAAGGATCAAGAGCtcttgcccaccccaccccctcctgctACACAATCACTGGGAAGCAAGCCTAGCAGGGTGCCCGGCAGGGTGGATTTCTGCATAGTGCTTGACATTTCCCCAAAGCCCGCCCCTCTGGCCTCACACCTTTGGGAGGAGTCCAGTGATGAATGCCATCTGATGCCTGCAGCAGTAGAAACTCAATTGCAGTGTTCTCCATCTTGGGAATGAGACATCTTCGGAAGATGATCAAGCCACATGCTCTCAGGGCCATGGTCTATCTGAAGGCGTAACAAAAAAGATGTTCGAAGTTACACAAAACGGGAAGATCCATACTGGCGGGCAGCACTCTGGTGCTGCGGAGTAGCACAGACCAGCTAACAGTGACCTCATCACCTATAGACAGAGGCAGCATGCTGAGAACCAATGGGGGGAAACCAGGTGTCAGAGACAGGCCTTTGTGTGGTCAGCTGGTCTGCTGAGACAGGCCTTTGTGTGTAACTGCAGGACCTTGGTCCCTACCTGTTAGTGTAGCTCTATCCCAATTCCTCTAGGTCTCCCAGCTAAAACAGGGCTGGCATGTGTATGTAGAGACTGGAGATCCTCAGAAGCAACCCCACTGAAACTGGAGAGGTACGGGGAATGGGAGAGATGCAGTACAATATTATCATCAAATTCACAATCCCATTTCCCTCAGCCTCCAACCTGAGTCTCTGGAGCAAAGAGACCCCAACAATGTGGTTTCTGATGGCTCAGAG encodes:
- the NUDT2 gene encoding bis(5'-nucleosyl)-tetraphosphatase [asymmetrical]; this translates as MALRACGLIIFRRCLIPKMENTAIEFLLLQASDGIHHWTPPKGHVEPGESDLETALREAQEEAGIEADQLTIIEGFRRELNYVAREKPKTVIYWLAEVKDYDVEVRLSHEHQAYRWLGLHEACQLAQFKEMKAVLQEGHQFLCSTVV